GGTTTACGAAATCATAAATAAAACTCCCGGCGTCCTGATGGTAAATCTGGGAAACGAACAGCACATGATGTCTATCCGCCAGCCTATGACTACAAATGCCTATTATTTGTATCTGGAAGACGGATTGCCTATACGCCCGATGGGAATTTTCAATCACAATGCTTTATTGGAAATAAACCAATATAATCTGCAAAGCATTGAAGTTGTAAAAGGACCTGTTTCTTCTTTATACGGACCGGAAGCTGTTGGGGGCACCATTAACTTAATTTCGATAAAACCTCCTGTTAATCCCGAACTTAAATTCGGAATCCAGGCTGACAATTATGGCTATAAAAGATTTCAGGCAGCAGGCGGTGCAACAATTGGAAAAGTCGGTTTTCATATTGCCGGAATTTCAAGTTTGCAGGAAAATGGCTGGATGACCTATTCTGATTATAATAAAAATAATCTGAACGCGCGAATTGATTACAGCATTTCGCCTTCTACCCGATTGGTCAGCAATACTATGTACGGAAAATATTATTCGGATATGAGCGGTTCTGTTAATGAAGATGATTTTAACAGCAGAACTTATAAAAGCACTTCTAATTTCACTTATCGAAAATCAGACGCTTTGAGAACTCGTTTAACATTAGAACACGATTGGAACAGCAATTCAAGCAGTTATATCACGGCTTATCTGCGCGACAACAAGTTAGGGCAAAATCCTTCATACGGAATCAAATGGAGCCCGACAGCAAATCCCACAGCAGCCAAAGGCGAAGTAAATTCGAACAATTTTAAAAGTTATGGAGCGATTGGACAGCACACTCAAAAATTTGATTTCCTGAATGCAAAAATTGTTGCCGGCGCTTTATACGATTATTCACCTGTAACGTATTGGTCGTATGTCATTGATTTAAAAGCCAATTTAAATCCTGGAGATCCGGGAAAACAAACGGTTAATTCATATGAAATCATTGCCGAACATCCTGATTCAAAACTTTCTGATTATACAGCAGATATTTTCAACACGGCCGGTTATGCGCAAATCAGTTTTAATCCAATTGAAAAATTAGTTGCTACTGTTGGAGGGCGTTATGACAATATGAAAGTGAATTATGATAACGCAATTGATCTTTCTAAAGGAAACAAAGTGTATGACAAATTTACTTTTAAAGCCGGAGCCAATTATAATCCGGTAGATTTTGCAGGTTTTTATGGCAATTATTCTCAAGGTTTTGCTCCTCCGGGAATTACTTCAATTTTTAGAGCTAAACCGGGAACTGGCGGCACATCAGGCATTCCTGCCGAATTTTATTACAATCTAAAACCAGCAGATTTTGATAATTATGAAGTGGGCGGATGGCTTTCTCTGCTGGAAAATAAATTAAATTTTGATTATGCTTTCTATTATATGGAAGGCAAAAATGAATTGTTAAACATCAAACTTCCAGACAATTCAACCGATTACCGCTCGGCTGGAGAAACGCGCCATAAAGGAATTGAGTTTGGTGCTTCATACAAACCATCAAAACAATTCAACATTCGCCTTGGCGGTACTTACGCGCAGCATACTTATATTGATTTTAAACTTTCGGACAAACCATCAGATCCCATTCAGGATTTGAACGGAAAAGAAATGCCGTCAGCACCAAAATGGTCAGGAAATTCAGAAGTGAGCTATTATCCAAACTGGCTCCCTAATTTGAGAACTTCAATTGAATGGCAGCTTGTAGGGAGTTATTATCAAGATCAGATCAATACCGTAAAATATGACGGCTATAATATTTTCAATGCCCGAGTTGGCTACCAATGGAAAAAAATTGAAGTCTACGGAAATGTGCTAAATCTTACTGACAAACTATATGCATATAATGTTTCAAGAACAAATGCTGCAAATGCACAGCCAACTTATACAGCTGCTGCACCGAGAACTTTTGTATTTGGCATCCAATATAATTTTTCATTAAAAAAATAAAATTTCTCTGCTCCTAATCACAATTGGGAGCGGCAAAAAAAATAAACAATGGCTAAAGAGACAAATAGAAAATCTTCGAAGAAGAAAGATTCTAAATTCATAAAAAAAATCAAGCAGCACATGTACAAATGGCATCGTGTTATTGGGTTAATCACTATTGTTCCTGTTATTTTCTGGACATTATCTGGTTTGATGCATCCTTTTATGGCGCATTTTTTCAAACCTGAAATTGCCCACGATAAAATCGAACAGCCAATTATTGACAAAAGCCAACTGCATTATTCCATTCAAGAAGTTTTGCTGAAAAATGAAATATCGCAATTTAAAAATTTCAGAATTGTCACTTTTTATAATGCCACTTATTATCAGGTAAAAACAATTCTGGGCGAGCTTTGGTATTATGATGCTTCAACTGCAGAGAAACTGGAAAACGGAGATCAGGAGTATGCAGAGTGGCTATCTCGTTATTTCTTAGACGACCAAAAAAGTGCCGTCAAAAACAGGGAGGTTGTAACCGAATTTACTTCTCAATATAAATATGTAAACCGTTACCTGCCAGTTTATAAATTAAGTTTTGACCGTCCAGACGGCATGCAGGTCTATGTAGAAACCTCATCAAGCAGACTGGCAGCTTACAACCCTATTTCTAGACAGACTTTCATCTGGTTTTTCGACACTTTCCACAATTGGTCTTTTATTGATGCAATTTCTAATAATAGTGTTCGAATTATTACCATGATTCTCCTGTTGTCTATAATTGGATTTTCTGCTTTAAGCGGCATTTTAATTTATGGCTTGCTCTGGAAACAATTCAAAAAAACTGACGGTCTGGCACCCAAAAAAGGCTTAAGAAAATACCACCGCCAAATCGGAATCTGGGTTTCACTTTTCACGTTGACCTTTGCATTCAGCGGTGCTTATCATGCCACTACAAAATGGGCGCCGTATACTTTATCGCAAATGGTTTACGAGCCAACCTTTGCAGCTAAGGAAATTCCTGAAGCAAACAATAATCTTAATTTGGATTGGAATCGTTTTCAAAATATAAGCATCATTACACTGAATGGCACTACTTATTACAGATGCCAATTGCTTGAAAAAGATGCCAAAAGATTTAAAATGCCAAAATCAGATTCAAAATCGAACAAAAAAGAAGAGCCAAAATCTAAAGTGGTTTACATTAACTCTGCAACAAATAAAACTGCACCAAATTTGGATTTAGAATACGCTGAATTTTTAGCTTATTATTTTACCGATGGAGCGCCAAAAGCTTCTTGCTGTGAAATGATCGACACTTCAGAAGATGATTCACGGCCTTCCTTAGAAAATATAAAATTGCTTGATTCAAAAGTTTTAACTGATTTTGAAAGCAGAGAATATGGTTTTGTCAACAAAAGGCTTCCTGTTGTAAAGCTGGCTTATGACACACCGCAAAAAACAACGTATTTCATTGAAACCTCAACATCAAGATTAGCGGCAGTCATTAATAATTCTGATCGAATTGAAGGATATTCTTTCGCCATTTTGCATAAATTTTTATTTATGGATTGGGCAGGAAAAAACATTCGAGATTTGGCAACAGTTCTGGCAGCGCTTTCGATTTTAATTGTAAGTGTTTTAGGTTTTATCCTTTTTCTAAAGAAATAAACAAAAGTTTCTGAGGGAGTAAGTTTCTAAGAAAAAGACTAAGCCGAATTTTAATTTTTTTTTTTAAAGAGAGGCTTATGAAAAATTAAGGGTGCAAAAATGCACCCTTAGCTATATCTACACTTTTCGTTAGCATATCCACAGTCTAAAACTAACTAAAAATAAAAGAAAGAAAGAAAGAAAGAAAGAAAGAAAGAAAGAAAGAAAACTGTACTGCAGCATTCTAAGATCATCAGTGAAAACATTGGTTGAGCCCTGCTGCTTCCTGCTAAGAAAAACACAGCTTACTGCAACTGCGTTTTGCACCTCATACCGCTTTATTTCATGGGAGAGCTTGATGCGCACGTTGCTTATTCAGGCAAATCTCCAGCTTTTCAGCTGGCCTGTACAGAAACCAGATCGTCTTAAAGCATTAATAACACAGGATATTTTGGATTCACACAACAATGCTATAGATTTGACAGCGAAATTAATATGTAAAACCAATTAGCATGAAATTTGCTCTAAAAAATAAAATTAATGATTTGGATACTTTTTTATTGACGGATTCAAGCGAATTAATATATATAAAAGAAAATGTTTTATATAATAAAGGCCAAAATAGCATTTATGATGCTAAAAATGAAATTTCAGGGCTGAAGTCTTCAGGCGAATGGATTTGTTTTAATCATACATTAGAGAGCCCAAAAGGATTTATTGGAAAATACAATGATTTTCAGGTTTTTGATAAACAAATTTTTAAAGCCATTGAAAAAGACTGCGCCTATTATGGCGATAGATTTTCCACCACCAAGTTACATCTTGGAGAGACATTTACTAAAGTATGGAATGTAGAAGAAAGATTAATGGTTTTTATGGCAAATAATGGTTTTTTAGTTTACACTAAAGATGGCATAAACATTAATTTCTGTTTAGATGATTCAAATTTGCAATTGATCTGGAAGTACGGATTAGCAGCAAAATACAGCTGGAAGCAGTCAGCAGATTGCATTGATGGGCCATCGGTAAAAAAACAGGCAGAGGTTATAAAATTTTTAGGCATTTATCAAACTGAACTGTGGCTAGTTTTAAACAGCGGGGCAATTTTGGCATTGGATATAAAAGCAGGAGTAGAATCGCGCCATATAAAAGAAGGAAAAATGATAAAGGGAGAAAGTGACTTTGAAGGCTTCAAAGGCTGCTTTGGCTACCATACTGTTTTAGATGAAAAAAATGGGCTTATTTTTAACTTAAGCAGGCACTTTTACATTGAGTTCGATTTAAATTCAAATGCAGAATATTTTAGCAGCTATAGCTTTAAAGGGTCTTCGCTCACCCACAAACTTAAATTGAACTGCATAGGCGGTTTTGATATGGAAAATATTTATGGCTATGAAGGGAGCGATAATAACCGTTTTGCGGTTTTCAGCAGACAGCAGAAAGAAATCATTTGGAATAGCGAGATCGAAGAAGCAAAAGGAAAATTTCCTGCGATTAGAGATTTGAAATATGGCGGGGGTAAAATATATGTTTTAGATCACCATAACAGCTTGCATATTTTTCAGAAAGATTAGACCATCGCAATCTTATCAAGGAATAACAAATAGGATCTGCTTTTTGCAGCATAACCTGTGAAACTTATAGCCATTATATAATAGATGCAATTCTAAAAATACATTTACGGACTTTCTTTTTGCCGGCATGCAGCAAACCGCAATCATTCTCTTTTGGCGTTCGGCAAATGCAAATCCTTTTCCGAGTTCAAGAATAAATTTTTCCAGCTCATCCAATATTGCCTATTCCAAATTTTGCGGCAGAATCGTGGCACATTGTATTTTTGAAAACTACAGAAAACAAAAACAAGGTTAAGCGGTTTAGGTTCGAAACTTTTAGACAGTGCTATCGTTTAACCTGCACGCCTTAATGGACTTCTTTTCTCGCTACTAAGAAAAAGATTCCAAATCCCTCTAAATGTTTTTAGTTTCCTTGCCTTATAGATTTTTTTTCATGTTCTTTATCCTACAATTAGACCTTCGCCTAAATATTATTTATCGAGAGCAATATTTTGTTCTTAACTGATTAATACATCGACTCAGAAAATACTGAGATTAAACATTTTAAATTTACGAAAAATCTTGTATTTTCAACATTATCTTCTATATTTGTCCAAATTAATCTGAAAATTTTCACAAATCTTATAACAAACCTTACCAAATACAATATAAAAAAAATCAATTTTGAAATCTATTAATCAAAAAATTTAAACCATGAAAGTAATAAAAAACTACTTATCTAAAATCACATTTGCTTTAGCAGTTAGTTTGATAGTAGGCTGCAGCCCATCGGAAAATAACCAGTCCGGAACAGAAAAAACTGCTAACTACACAGACGTAGAGTTATTCAAATCCATTTTCTTTGGGGTTGGAGAATTTGCAGTCCATATAAACCAGTTAAAAAGTAAAATAGATTTAACCAATAACCTTAAAGGTGATAAAAGAGTCGAAGTAGTCAATAAGCTGGATCTTCTTGTGAAAGAAATAAAAACCAAAAATCCAAGTTTTTTTCCTGAATTCAAACAACTCATTACAAGTGGAGATCAAAGAAAAGTGCAGCTTGGCATCGAATTGGGGTCTACTATGATTAAAGAAAATTTTGAGGTGATATTCCCTGAACTAAAGAAAGTTTTTCACAAAGTAAAATCTGACATATATACCGGTAAACTTAAACTTAATAAACAAGACAGTTTTAAAACATACATTGAAACATTTCAGACAGCTATTGACAAAGGAGAATATGACAGTTTACTTAAAAAAAACATGATAACCGATGAAAATGAGACTGTTGTTCCCTGCACTTGGGCTGTTGCCTGCGTAGCATATTTTGCAATAGCAGCACACAATACAGTGGCAGTTACCGCCTTGATTTATTTTAAATTTGCATTTTACGGCCCTAGTATTGATTCAGGCAATCAAGTAACCTATGACGGAGCAATTAATTGCGGGTTAGATTGTACAGGAATGGATTATATAGGACCTGACGATATAACGCCACCTGGACCAATAGTAGATCCTGAGGAAGCTACTTTAAGAACAGAAACATTGGTTAATGAAATTGCCGAATATTATGCAGAGAAGTAAGCTACTCGATGGGACGATCTATTTTATAACTTTTGCCGTTTGTGCCATTTTTGCATTTATATTTATCGCAGGAGTTTTTCTTTACACCGTGAATGAGAACCCTATTAAACTAAATGTAAATTTAGAAAACAAAATTTTTACGTTTGTTCCCCAAGGCTGGGCTTTTTTTACAAGAAATCCAAGGGAGGCACAAATTGTGATTTACCAGAAAAACGCCGACAATAAATTCGAAGAAATTTCGCAAAGGCATTCCTCTCACAATAATTTGTTTGGACTTAAGAGAAGAGCATCAAAGATGTTGTCTGAATTACAATTCATTAAAAGGGAAATAAATGATAGCCTTTATCAGAATACGATGTGGAGCTACCAGGAAAAAATATATTCTAAAGTGCCACTGGAAGTAATATCAGTTCAAAACCAGATGGAAGACCAAATATTGTGTGGTGAATACATCGTAATCTATCAAAAGGCCGTGCCTTGGGCCTGGAGCAGATCGTTAGACAGAATAAAAATGCCTGCAAAAATAATTCGACTTAACATAATATGCAATGATAGAGAAAATCAATAACCGCATTAAAACTTCCTGTTTAGAGCTTTTCCCATATACAAATACTGTCGGTTTTGCAAGGAGTTTACTTGCCATGGGAACTTTACTTACTTTGGCTGTAAATCCAATTAGTATTTTATTTCATAAAAAGATCGACGGTACAATAATAAACCCTGTACTAAACCCTGTCATACCTATAAATAAATATAACTTTTTTACATTATGTGGCTTTGACAATATTTTTTACATGAAAGGATTGGCTATAATAATTCTCTGTATAACCATTTCAGGTTATTTCATAAAGATAACTTCAATATTGCATTGGTGGATCTCCATAAGCTTTCTTTACTTTTCGTCAGTAATAGACGGAGGGGATCAAATTGCATCAATTTTAAGCTTCTTATTGATACCATTTTGTTTGACTGATCCAAGAAAAAACCATTGGATGCATATTAAACCCAATGACTCTGCAAAAAATATTATTGGATTGTTTTCAATCTGGATAATACGAATTCAAGTCGCAATGATATACTATCATGCTTCTTTAGGTAAGCTAAGTGTCGCAGAGTGGGTAAATGGGACAGCAATTTATTACTGGTTTAATCATAGCGTCTTTGGAATGCCTACAGCTATTTCGACAGTTATGAACCAGCTTTTAAGCAATCCTATTATTATTTCCTTACTTACTTATGGTGTTCTTGCGTTGGAAATCTTATTATTCTTAGGGTTGGTGGCATCTGTAAAATATCGCAAAGTAATTCTGTGCTTTGGAATATTATTTCATTTTTTTATAATCATTTACCATGGAATATTTTCGTTTTTCTTTTCAATTTGTGCCGCTCTTATACTGTTTCTTTACCCTACTTATCAATCTATTGATTTTAAATTATGGTATCTAAAAAAGTAAAACTACTTTATCTCATTAGTATTTCTGTATTTTTGACTTATCTTCTGCTGCTATTATACCATTATTCAGAAATTGCTCAAACAGTCGCTTCTCACGTGGATATAACTGGGAAAGTGGACGGGTATAGCAGCAAAAAGTCATTGCTGATTTCTTCTGGAGTTAATTTACTTATACTGGTTTTTATCGGACTTTTGATAAAAAACCCAAAATCAGCTAATTACCCCGTTGAGATCACAGACGGGAACCGAGAAAGTATGTATAAAAAAATGCAACTTTTTTTATGCCTTATTGCAATTATTACCACGTCCGTTTTTTCATATATGGTTTTTAAAGCAATTGGCCTCGAAAAGAATTTTATATATCTAATTTTATACCTGATCATAGCCCCTTTAATTGCAATACTGTATTTTGGGAGAGATAAAAAGGTTCAAAGCTAAATTTAACGGTTAGCTTCTAGTGGAAATTGACACTTTTCTCAAACAAAAATTTAAGTCGGATTTTAGTGAACTTTGCATAGTTTAAATTTTGTGGAAGAATGTCCACATCATTGTCTGCAACAGTAAAAATCACAAAAATCAAGATGTACAGGGGGTTTGGCTTCGAGTAGATATAGGAATGGACAAAAGAATACTGCATTAAAACTAAAAAGCCTGAAAGTATTTTCGGACTTTTTAGTATACCATAATAATATCCTATTAGTAGAGATTTTTACCGTATCACTTATCGTACGGCAATTTGGCGATATTTTTTGAACATGATCTATAATTTCGTCGCACTCCAAGGCTGCCCAGTTCTGAAATCTTTCACACTTCCATTACTGAAGAGCATTTGTCTGGCCAATTTTTCGTATTTACGAATGGACTCTGCGGCAATTATCAATGCAAAACCAGACTGCCTGGAGATAGATTGG
The Flavobacterium humidisoli DNA segment above includes these coding regions:
- a CDS encoding TonB-dependent receptor, which produces MKKIYFTLLIIGQCVFAQNKVEQDTTKSQELENIFVTANRTAALRKETPVAISKLTAKTINETKAAAVYEIINKTPGVLMVNLGNEQHMMSIRQPMTTNAYYLYLEDGLPIRPMGIFNHNALLEINQYNLQSIEVVKGPVSSLYGPEAVGGTINLISIKPPVNPELKFGIQADNYGYKRFQAAGGATIGKVGFHIAGISSLQENGWMTYSDYNKNNLNARIDYSISPSTRLVSNTMYGKYYSDMSGSVNEDDFNSRTYKSTSNFTYRKSDALRTRLTLEHDWNSNSSSYITAYLRDNKLGQNPSYGIKWSPTANPTAAKGEVNSNNFKSYGAIGQHTQKFDFLNAKIVAGALYDYSPVTYWSYVIDLKANLNPGDPGKQTVNSYEIIAEHPDSKLSDYTADIFNTAGYAQISFNPIEKLVATVGGRYDNMKVNYDNAIDLSKGNKVYDKFTFKAGANYNPVDFAGFYGNYSQGFAPPGITSIFRAKPGTGGTSGIPAEFYYNLKPADFDNYEVGGWLSLLENKLNFDYAFYYMEGKNELLNIKLPDNSTDYRSAGETRHKGIEFGASYKPSKQFNIRLGGTYAQHTYIDFKLSDKPSDPIQDLNGKEMPSAPKWSGNSEVSYYPNWLPNLRTSIEWQLVGSYYQDQINTVKYDGYNIFNARVGYQWKKIEVYGNVLNLTDKLYAYNVSRTNAANAQPTYTAAAPRTFVFGIQYNFSLKK
- a CDS encoding DUF1648 domain-containing protein, which codes for MVSKKVKLLYLISISVFLTYLLLLLYHYSEIAQTVASHVDITGKVDGYSSKKSLLISSGVNLLILVFIGLLIKNPKSANYPVEITDGNRESMYKKMQLFLCLIAIITTSVFSYMVFKAIGLEKNFIYLILYLIIAPLIAILYFGRDKKVQS
- a CDS encoding SdpA family antimicrobial peptide system protein; protein product: MKLPNIMQRSKLLDGTIYFITFAVCAIFAFIFIAGVFLYTVNENPIKLNVNLENKIFTFVPQGWAFFTRNPREAQIVIYQKNADNKFEEISQRHSSHNNLFGLKRRASKMLSELQFIKREINDSLYQNTMWSYQEKIYSKVPLEVISVQNQMEDQILCGEYIVIYQKAVPWAWSRSLDRIKMPAKIIRLNIICNDRENQ
- a CDS encoding PepSY-associated TM helix domain-containing protein, encoding MAKETNRKSSKKKDSKFIKKIKQHMYKWHRVIGLITIVPVIFWTLSGLMHPFMAHFFKPEIAHDKIEQPIIDKSQLHYSIQEVLLKNEISQFKNFRIVTFYNATYYQVKTILGELWYYDASTAEKLENGDQEYAEWLSRYFLDDQKSAVKNREVVTEFTSQYKYVNRYLPVYKLSFDRPDGMQVYVETSSSRLAAYNPISRQTFIWFFDTFHNWSFIDAISNNSVRIITMILLLSIIGFSALSGILIYGLLWKQFKKTDGLAPKKGLRKYHRQIGIWVSLFTLTFAFSGAYHATTKWAPYTLSQMVYEPTFAAKEIPEANNNLNLDWNRFQNISIITLNGTTYYRCQLLEKDAKRFKMPKSDSKSNKKEEPKSKVVYINSATNKTAPNLDLEYAEFLAYYFTDGAPKASCCEMIDTSEDDSRPSLENIKLLDSKVLTDFESREYGFVNKRLPVVKLAYDTPQKTTYFIETSTSRLAAVINNSDRIEGYSFAILHKFLFMDWAGKNIRDLATVLAALSILIVSVLGFILFLKK
- a CDS encoding sporulation-delaying protein SdpB family protein; the encoded protein is MIEKINNRIKTSCLELFPYTNTVGFARSLLAMGTLLTLAVNPISILFHKKIDGTIINPVLNPVIPINKYNFFTLCGFDNIFYMKGLAIIILCITISGYFIKITSILHWWISISFLYFSSVIDGGDQIASILSFLLIPFCLTDPRKNHWMHIKPNDSAKNIIGLFSIWIIRIQVAMIYYHASLGKLSVAEWVNGTAIYYWFNHSVFGMPTAISTVMNQLLSNPIIISLLTYGVLALEILLFLGLVASVKYRKVILCFGILFHFFIIIYHGIFSFFFSICAALILFLYPTYQSIDFKLWYLKK